A genome region from Methylorubrum populi includes the following:
- a CDS encoding sulfotransferase, translating into MRIVAIISARNEQLMLPRTLDHLHRQGIDVCIIDNESTDRTRAIAERFRDRGVFRIETLPYRGYFELTQQLQMKQRLAEEIEADWFIHQDADEILQAPEGFPDLRSAIATADAAGANAINFDEFVFAPCAGENFEDDDHVAKMRRYYFFEPVPNRLVRAWKKKALARQLTATGGHQEYGEHLKLFPENFILRHYIALSLGHLKSQYLGRVFCGRELEKGWHHNRVATTLDFARLPEPDQLHDLDRDGWRKDRKRIEHLVFDQPGPYVPPRRLPADESRAPMPFVVGVARSGTTLLRLLLDAHPDLAMTPETNWLGGALAALRPDAPADAFRKALTGAPNWGDMEIGEAALDAILAQPFAAPGDRLRAIYRAYAARFGVSRIGDKTPLHGSRMTTIREALPEARFIHIVRDGRDVALSLRELWFGPGRDAEDAAAFWMWHLRQIRQEAQFVPHYLEVRFEELVADPRKVLTEIGAFIDLPFHEDQLRAHERAAARLTELKDVHWGTRRITAEQRKGLFTLTSKPPLPERAEVWRREMSAEDQEAFRRVAGGMLRQLSYPV; encoded by the coding sequence ATGCGTATCGTCGCAATCATTTCCGCCCGGAACGAGCAGTTGATGCTGCCGCGAACCCTGGATCATCTTCATCGGCAGGGAATCGACGTCTGCATCATCGACAACGAGTCGACGGACCGGACGCGCGCGATCGCTGAGCGCTTTCGCGATCGGGGCGTGTTCCGGATCGAGACGCTCCCGTACCGGGGCTATTTCGAGCTCACGCAGCAACTGCAGATGAAGCAGCGGCTCGCCGAGGAGATCGAGGCGGATTGGTTCATCCACCAGGATGCGGACGAAATCCTGCAGGCTCCGGAAGGCTTTCCCGACCTTCGTTCCGCCATCGCAACCGCTGACGCCGCGGGGGCGAACGCCATCAACTTCGACGAATTCGTGTTCGCGCCCTGTGCGGGAGAAAACTTCGAGGATGACGATCACGTTGCGAAGATGCGCCGATATTATTTCTTCGAGCCGGTGCCGAATCGCCTCGTCAGGGCCTGGAAGAAGAAGGCTCTGGCAAGGCAATTGACCGCGACGGGCGGCCATCAGGAATACGGCGAGCATCTCAAGCTCTTTCCCGAGAATTTCATCTTGAGGCACTACATCGCCTTGTCCCTGGGGCATCTCAAGTCGCAATATCTCGGCCGAGTGTTCTGCGGTCGCGAGCTTGAGAAGGGCTGGCATCACAATCGCGTCGCGACCACGCTCGACTTCGCCCGCCTTCCGGAACCCGACCAACTGCACGATCTCGATCGCGACGGATGGCGCAAGGACCGGAAACGGATCGAACACCTCGTCTTCGATCAGCCGGGGCCCTACGTCCCGCCCAGGCGCCTGCCGGCGGACGAGTCCCGTGCCCCGATGCCGTTCGTGGTCGGCGTCGCGCGATCCGGCACGACCCTGCTGCGCCTTCTGCTCGATGCCCACCCGGACTTGGCGATGACGCCGGAGACGAACTGGCTCGGCGGCGCCCTCGCCGCGCTTCGGCCGGACGCTCCGGCCGATGCGTTCCGGAAGGCGCTGACGGGTGCCCCGAACTGGGGCGACATGGAGATCGGCGAGGCGGCGCTCGACGCGATCCTGGCGCAGCCCTTCGCGGCGCCGGGCGATCGGCTGCGAGCGATCTACCGGGCGTATGCCGCCCGTTTCGGCGTTTCCCGGATCGGTGACAAGACCCCCCTTCACGGCAGCCGGATGACGACGATCCGAGAGGCCCTTCCGGAAGCCCGCTTCATCCACATCGTCCGCGACGGCCGGGACGTCGCCTTGAGCCTGCGCGAACTGTGGTTCGGGCCCGGCCGCGACGCGGAGGACGCCGCGGCGTTCTGGATGTGGCATTTGCGCCAGATCCGTCAGGAGGCGCAGTTCGTGCCGCATTACCTGGAGGTGCGCTTCGAGGAACTGGTGGCCGATCCGCGCAAGGTGCTGACCGAAATCGGCGCGTTCATCGACCTGCCGTTCCACGAGGATCAGCTTCGGGCCCACGAGCGGGCCGCCGCCCGGCTGACCGAATTGAAGGACGTGCATTGGGGAACCCGGCGCATCACGGCGGAGCAGCGGAAGGGGCTGTTCACGCTGACCTCGAAGCCACCTTTGCCCGAGCGTGCCGAGGTCTGGCGGCGCGAGATGAGCGCCGAGGATCAGGAGGCGTTCCGGCGCGTCGCCGGCGGCATGCTCCGGCAACTCTCCTACCCGGTCTGA